In Methylophaga thalassica, one genomic interval encodes:
- a CDS encoding thioredoxin family protein, with the protein MRTPLLPWFILWVTIPIIIFFLFILPAHASDGQFYQRGQEGWFWYQVIPEPAEDEELIKPESGAAESSQSGLTPFSAAWFREHMQSFMDKAIDEPTNENVRAYLYLQRVMMDKGSQFADVSQQVVMGDPVLDEISRRPLATYAANRMDREAGAQRDVALGEVAKRAGLFFFYRSDCPYCHAQAPIIESMALNYGFEVFAIAVDGLPLPGGEFPNYKVDSGQAQSLSVTTVPAVFLVDPPNVITPIGQGAMSLDELNNRIILAAHQAGWIDDQTYYATRPVQPGVSLAMSAQELNEKILQDPEFLVRYLRAQGGL; encoded by the coding sequence ATGAGAACGCCTTTGTTACCTTGGTTTATCCTATGGGTGACCATCCCAATCATTATTTTCTTTCTATTCATCTTGCCCGCCCATGCTAGTGATGGGCAATTCTATCAGCGTGGTCAGGAAGGCTGGTTTTGGTATCAGGTCATTCCTGAGCCAGCGGAGGATGAAGAGCTTATAAAGCCGGAATCTGGTGCGGCAGAGTCGAGTCAGAGCGGGCTAACGCCTTTCAGTGCTGCCTGGTTTCGTGAGCACATGCAGTCGTTCATGGACAAGGCAATTGATGAGCCGACGAATGAGAATGTCAGGGCTTATCTGTATCTTCAGCGCGTCATGATGGATAAGGGTTCACAGTTTGCTGATGTTAGTCAGCAGGTGGTCATGGGCGATCCTGTTTTGGATGAAATCAGTCGTAGACCATTGGCGACTTATGCCGCCAATCGGATGGATCGAGAAGCTGGCGCTCAACGTGATGTAGCTTTAGGTGAAGTAGCAAAGCGAGCAGGCTTGTTCTTCTTTTATCGTTCGGATTGCCCTTACTGCCATGCTCAAGCACCAATTATTGAGTCCATGGCTTTGAACTACGGTTTCGAGGTGTTTGCTATTGCTGTCGATGGCTTGCCTTTACCTGGTGGAGAATTTCCAAACTACAAAGTCGATTCAGGACAAGCTCAATCCCTGTCCGTTACGACTGTTCCAGCTGTGTTCTTAGTAGACCCGCCTAATGTTATTACTCCAATTGGCCAAGGTGCAATGAGCCTTGATGAGCTCAATAATCGAATCATTCTCGCAGCCCATCAAGCCGGTTGGATTGACGATCAAACTTACTATGCCACCAGACCTGTTCAGCCCGGCGTGTCACTCGCGATGTCAGCCCAAGAGCTTAACGAGAAGATATTACAGGACCCTGAGTTCCTTGTTCGCTATCTGCGTGCACAAGGAGGGTTATAA
- a CDS encoding conjugal transfer protein TraH: MKKVFRVSLIACAIGFSSMSQASLQQEMNQLFGSMTNTTAPGVFESQRRGVISGGSVVVRNRIMNENLVSMVPPSFQAGCGGIDMFAGSLSFVNADQFVQLLRSVAANAKGYAFQLALSAMCEKCSQHMETLQKKIQQLNEYFGNSCQMAQGVVNDTLAAFGKKGQTEASMLSSLKGAGDIFTSWSESNGKNPYENASSVAASDVNKTIKGNLVWRALKRHSASSWFASGDDRFLEAVMSVTGSIIVGDLANAADGQGKAPKLTRLNGNKVTIEHLIHGGNVAMYRCDTVTQDGCLNPTITNVTLTGLSTQVENLLLGTGSSNGIIFKFARNTGAASTTEKAFMTSAPASIGGMIRTLSALNEGAARSFASRAAPFIAVEMARALVEDMLNAARSTSGVEDHAYAKLLTEDLERARRQINEEYAALQRRYGSEQELLAHFNQVIQTIRKQRYYTVKSTALGE, encoded by the coding sequence ATGAAAAAAGTATTCCGAGTATCGCTAATCGCCTGTGCGATTGGTTTTTCATCTATGAGCCAAGCAAGCTTGCAACAGGAGATGAATCAGTTGTTTGGTTCAATGACCAACACCACTGCGCCTGGTGTATTCGAGAGTCAGCGGCGTGGCGTTATATCTGGTGGAAGCGTTGTTGTCCGTAACAGGATCATGAACGAGAACCTCGTCTCAATGGTGCCTCCGTCATTCCAAGCAGGTTGTGGCGGCATTGATATGTTCGCTGGAAGTTTGTCATTTGTTAATGCAGATCAGTTTGTTCAATTACTTCGCTCTGTAGCGGCAAATGCCAAGGGATACGCATTCCAATTAGCGCTCAGTGCTATGTGTGAGAAATGCTCTCAGCACATGGAGACACTGCAAAAGAAAATCCAGCAGTTGAACGAGTATTTTGGCAATTCCTGTCAAATGGCTCAGGGAGTCGTGAACGATACCCTGGCTGCTTTTGGTAAAAAGGGGCAAACAGAAGCCAGCATGTTGAGCTCACTTAAAGGGGCTGGAGACATTTTTACCAGTTGGAGTGAGTCCAATGGTAAGAACCCTTATGAGAACGCTTCAAGTGTCGCGGCATCTGATGTGAACAAAACAATTAAAGGTAACTTGGTCTGGCGAGCACTGAAACGTCACTCGGCATCAAGCTGGTTTGCATCGGGGGATGATCGTTTTCTTGAAGCGGTTATGTCGGTGACTGGTTCGATCATCGTTGGTGATTTGGCTAATGCGGCTGATGGTCAAGGTAAAGCCCCAAAACTGACCAGACTGAATGGCAATAAAGTGACTATTGAGCATCTAATTCATGGCGGTAACGTCGCTATGTACCGATGTGACACAGTGACACAAGACGGCTGTCTGAATCCGACAATCACTAACGTGACCCTAACCGGGTTATCAACCCAGGTAGAAAATTTACTTCTAGGTACAGGTTCTAGTAACGGCATTATTTTTAAGTTTGCTCGAAATACAGGGGCTGCTAGCACCACCGAAAAGGCTTTTATGACCTCGGCTCCCGCGAGCATTGGCGGCATGATTCGAACACTTTCTGCATTAAATGAAGGTGCCGCTAGGTCGTTTGCTTCACGGGCAGCACCATTTATTGCTGTTGAGATGGCCCGGGCATTGGTTGAAGACATGCTCAACGCAGCTAGAAGCACCTCTGGTGTGGAAGATCATGCCTATGCGAAGTTGTTAACCGAAGACCTTGAACGTGCACGTCGCCAAATCAATGAGGAGTACGCCGCGTTACAGCGAAGATACGGTTCAGAGCAAGAATTACTGGCACATTTTAATCAGGTGATTCAGACCATTCGCAAACAGCGTTATTACACCGTTAAATCTACGGCGCTGGGGGAATAG
- a CDS encoding flagellar transcriptional regulator FlhD — protein MTTNQQDFYQLNLAYLHAARELARIDPQEAVLRFGLTRDVVDALINAGVDDLQRVATSSFMLFQPRGNQSQLIEMVKSKGTGIPRIAYLLSTLNNKGDA, from the coding sequence ATGACAACCAATCAACAAGACTTCTATCAATTAAATTTGGCGTACCTACACGCAGCACGAGAATTAGCGCGAATTGATCCGCAAGAGGCGGTCTTGCGCTTTGGACTTACACGCGATGTGGTTGATGCTCTGATTAATGCTGGTGTTGACGACCTGCAACGAGTGGCGACCTCATCATTCATGCTGTTTCAACCAAGGGGTAACCAAAGCCAACTGATTGAGATGGTGAAGAGCAAAGGCACAGGTATCCCAAGAATCGCTTATTTATTATCAACCTTAAACAACAAGGGGGATGCATGA
- the eexR gene encoding entry exclusion protein EexR gives MTNLLKSLPARCWFISLGLFLATLAAAHFFPSEILTASAKLAALPFLFCTVVFFSYLGFKATASPIGLITITTMFLAIAYWQASWAILCVGLAFLGLSGLIHLFQRQLKDTGRELSLSEKKYWYWVNEFADGRSSILPKRPKK, from the coding sequence ATGACAAACTTACTTAAATCTTTACCAGCACGCTGCTGGTTTATATCACTGGGGCTTTTTCTGGCGACTTTGGCTGCGGCTCATTTCTTTCCATCAGAAATATTAACGGCATCTGCCAAGTTAGCGGCTTTGCCATTTCTGTTCTGCACCGTCGTTTTTTTCAGCTACTTGGGATTCAAAGCAACTGCTAGTCCTATCGGCCTTATAACCATCACCACTATGTTTTTAGCAATCGCATATTGGCAAGCGAGTTGGGCAATTTTATGTGTCGGTTTAGCTTTCTTAGGCTTAAGCGGACTAATCCATTTATTTCAAAGACAACTGAAAGATACCGGGCGAGAACTAAGCCTGAGCGAAAAAAAATATTGGTACTGGGTAAACGAATTTGCAGACGGTCGCTCATCTATCCTCCCCAAAAGGCCAAAAAAATAG
- a CDS encoding FlhC family transcriptional regulator, with amino-acid sequence MIDNLSKSELFTRASLLIKYGFRTTIIALDTGLPIHIIRRLHKEVTGKSPCPGQLPESDAIVKSRRALVEGSLLMALYVNIGGDNVYKQLNIDALMKAYDAYLVAREEADLPAEIPWKKLTINEGWVLARDLRSQLASLHRCRCGSLYLTVSQQRIQLKCPVCEIMAEQTTRALFEN; translated from the coding sequence ATGATTGATAACCTGTCCAAAAGTGAGCTGTTTACCCGAGCCTCGCTGCTTATTAAATACGGATTTCGAACAACCATTATCGCGCTCGATACAGGTTTGCCAATCCACATTATCAGAAGGCTTCACAAAGAAGTGACTGGCAAGTCACCTTGTCCTGGTCAATTGCCAGAATCTGATGCCATCGTTAAAAGCAGAAGAGCATTAGTTGAAGGCTCTCTGCTGATGGCGCTTTATGTCAATATTGGTGGTGATAATGTCTACAAGCAATTAAATATCGATGCTTTGATGAAGGCTTACGATGCGTATTTGGTTGCAAGAGAAGAAGCAGATCTTCCAGCTGAGATCCCCTGGAAAAAACTGACCATCAATGAAGGTTGGGTTCTAGCTCGTGATTTAAGATCACAGCTTGCATCCTTACACCGGTGTCGATGCGGCAGTCTGTATTTGACGGTATCACAACAGCGCATTCAGCTTAAATGCCCTGTGTGTGAGATTATGGCCGAGCAAACCACTAGAGCACTTTTTGAGAACTAA
- a CDS encoding SAVED domain-containing protein — translation MTDERLHFHQACFYPIESLDKLKEFLSGIKTSFAWEHVGLLTDERVKNQIYILSSQEFQASFRLNLSDEEIKNALTLIGCGDNIEVRHLQGRNLTQDEYGTIESLLEIWNSCIGQSINLSVNDVADYISRNIEQRLNKGRGKEFTQPTINQVIRDSHGYCMFEGCGDRLDIDDLTGESGNYSYLAHNVASSESGPRGIPYLSEELSNEPANILLLCDKHHRLIDRVARADYPASRLTHMRSEFSINVEKLLEGLSFLPIPVFSVLWPVGGQVVSPPESRDIAGSLSRLRTRIRGSLNNLSDNERRYRAKPERFAKEMDEIVTEEAETIINQIKNYGYRAALFAFGPMPALVGLGASLGNKSEITPMLRYRDGNCWIWPQDSRSERPYEVNWKNEIGQSSEVTISIALTQFPGAMKGTATALGYPEIEIIAKQMGNAAIPHPENGLELKSELHAILQKLHDQFAVKRVHLLICASNAACVFVGQAFDLYQPALLVYDFDGDEMRAKLSITHVKGKVTLSIP, via the coding sequence ATGACTGACGAGCGATTACATTTCCATCAAGCATGTTTTTATCCCATAGAGTCATTAGACAAGCTCAAAGAGTTTTTATCTGGTATTAAGACTTCTTTTGCGTGGGAGCATGTTGGATTACTTACCGACGAGCGTGTGAAAAATCAGATATATATACTGTCATCACAGGAGTTCCAAGCCAGTTTCCGGCTTAACCTATCTGATGAAGAGATTAAGAATGCTCTAACGTTAATAGGTTGTGGGGACAATATTGAAGTTCGTCACCTCCAGGGCCGAAACCTTACTCAAGATGAATATGGAACAATAGAGTCACTACTCGAGATATGGAACTCCTGTATTGGCCAATCTATAAACTTGTCGGTCAATGACGTTGCCGACTATATCTCCAGGAATATCGAACAGCGACTTAATAAAGGTCGTGGTAAAGAATTCACGCAGCCCACAATTAATCAAGTGATTCGTGATAGTCATGGTTACTGTATGTTTGAAGGCTGCGGTGATAGGTTGGATATTGATGATCTGACGGGGGAATCTGGTAACTATTCATATTTAGCTCACAATGTTGCGTCCTCCGAGAGTGGCCCAAGAGGTATACCTTATCTATCCGAAGAACTTTCTAATGAGCCAGCTAACATCCTGCTTCTGTGCGACAAACATCACCGATTAATAGATCGAGTTGCGCGTGCTGATTACCCTGCATCCAGACTTACTCACATGCGATCTGAATTTTCAATCAATGTTGAGAAATTACTCGAAGGACTGAGTTTCCTGCCTATACCTGTATTTTCAGTTCTTTGGCCGGTAGGTGGTCAGGTTGTTTCTCCCCCTGAATCAAGAGACATTGCAGGAAGCTTATCCAGGTTGAGAACTCGTATTAGAGGGTCATTGAATAATCTTAGTGACAATGAACGCCGATACAGAGCCAAACCTGAACGGTTTGCCAAAGAAATGGATGAAATTGTCACAGAGGAAGCAGAAACCATAATCAATCAAATAAAAAATTATGGATATCGAGCGGCGCTATTCGCATTTGGGCCAATGCCTGCTTTGGTAGGATTAGGAGCGAGTCTGGGGAATAAATCTGAAATAACCCCAATGCTCAGATATCGAGATGGAAACTGCTGGATTTGGCCTCAGGATTCTCGGTCTGAAAGACCTTACGAGGTAAACTGGAAGAACGAAATAGGACAATCATCAGAGGTGACGATCTCTATTGCATTAACTCAATTTCCTGGAGCAATGAAAGGCACTGCAACAGCTCTCGGTTACCCTGAGATAGAAATCATAGCCAAGCAAATGGGTAATGCCGCGATCCCACATCCGGAAAACGGGTTGGAATTAAAGAGCGAGCTTCACGCAATACTACAAAAACTTCATGACCAATTTGCTGTTAAGCGTGTTCACTTGCTGATCTGCGCGTCTAACGCTGCTTGCGTATTCGTTGGGCAAGCCTTCGATCTCTATCAGCCTGCACTTCTTGTATATGACTTCGATGGCGACGAAATGAGGGCTAAGCTGTCGATAACTCATGTAAAAGGAAAAGTTACTCTATCAATACCTTAA
- a CDS encoding DUF6475 domain-containing protein, with translation MQEVDKREFAEVWGAAWAMYGKSVSPQLLSIAFEALRAYSIEEVRIGLTRHIQSPDTGQFFPKPADVIKHIDGNSGSRAMVAWNKVDKAVRQVGAWTSVMFDDALIHRVISDMGGWVELCKVDDREYPFKQKEFLTRYQAYLLRDEVGEYPRLLQGIADHQNQQKGFDMQAPVAVGDWSKAAQVYTRGIADFSAVPLKRISPKAIQALLGNQLEDKNEND, from the coding sequence GTGCAGGAGGTTGATAAACGCGAGTTTGCTGAAGTTTGGGGAGCAGCTTGGGCCATGTATGGCAAAAGCGTATCACCGCAATTGCTATCCATCGCATTTGAAGCCCTTCGTGCTTATAGCATTGAAGAAGTGCGAATCGGTCTGACTCGGCATATTCAATCACCGGATACTGGGCAATTTTTTCCAAAGCCCGCTGACGTCATCAAGCATATCGATGGCAACTCGGGTTCAAGAGCCATGGTTGCTTGGAACAAAGTTGACAAGGCTGTTCGTCAGGTTGGCGCTTGGACATCCGTGATGTTTGACGATGCACTTATCCACCGCGTGATTTCAGACATGGGGGGATGGGTTGAACTCTGCAAGGTTGACGACAGGGAATACCCCTTTAAGCAAAAAGAGTTTTTAACACGCTACCAGGCTTACTTACTGCGGGACGAAGTGGGTGAATACCCAAGGCTATTACAGGGTATTGCAGACCATCAGAACCAGCAAAAAGGATTTGATATGCAAGCGCCGGTTGCCGTGGGCGACTGGTCAAAAGCAGCACAAGTTTATACAAGAGGCATCGCTGACTTTAGCGCAGTGCCTTTGAAAAGAATAAGTCCGAAAGCCATTCAGGCGCTTCTCGGAAATCAATTAGAGGACAAAAATGAAAACGATTAA
- a CDS encoding helix-turn-helix domain-containing protein has translation MEVFNTTQKHLRRAIDLVGGQSALARAINSKQQNVWFWLNKSGRVPAEFVLPIEQATQGQVTRSQLRPDIYPECPSELKASNQ, from the coding sequence ATGGAAGTGTTCAACACGACACAAAAACATCTCCGCCGTGCCATTGACTTGGTAGGCGGGCAATCAGCATTAGCACGAGCCATCAACTCAAAACAGCAAAACGTCTGGTTTTGGTTGAATAAATCAGGGCGTGTTCCCGCTGAATTCGTTTTACCCATCGAACAAGCTACGCAAGGACAGGTAACCCGATCCCAGTTAAGACCGGACATCTATCCCGAATGCCCAAGCGAGCTGAAAGCCAGTAACCAGTAG
- a CDS encoding lytic transglycosylase domain-containing protein yields MKTIKAKTIALVIAMSASTSVYAFPGYQWEKAAQSVGIDPVMLYAVALAESASHRGLNMTSPWPYAIRNGSNATYAKSMTEAEQLLNQALQESEKYQLDIGLMQINLHWHGHRVSSATELLDPITNLTVGSSILAEAIKSSPNDLELGIGRYHSWNEERARWYGQRVLSIYRNILHELEVRQ; encoded by the coding sequence ATGAAAACGATTAAAGCAAAAACCATTGCCCTAGTGATAGCCATGTCTGCAAGCACTTCAGTCTATGCGTTTCCGGGCTATCAGTGGGAAAAAGCAGCACAAAGCGTTGGTATTGATCCAGTCATGCTCTACGCCGTTGCCTTAGCTGAGTCGGCCTCACATCGTGGTCTTAACATGACCAGTCCATGGCCATACGCAATTCGCAATGGTTCAAATGCAACCTACGCGAAATCTATGACAGAAGCTGAGCAACTGTTAAACCAGGCACTTCAAGAGAGTGAAAAATACCAGCTCGATATTGGGCTAATGCAAATCAATTTGCATTGGCATGGGCATCGGGTGAGCTCAGCGACGGAACTGCTAGACCCCATCACCAACCTTACCGTCGGCTCAAGTATTTTGGCCGAAGCAATCAAGTCTTCACCAAACGATTTAGAGCTTGGCATAGGCCGCTATCACAGTTGGAACGAAGAGCGTGCACGCTGGTATGGGCAAAGAGTACTTTCTATCTATCGCAATATTTTACATGAACTGGAGGTCCGTCAATGA
- a CDS encoding conjugal transfer protein TraG N-terminal domain-containing protein: MWEIYSIGDSAFLEQVLNAVAMITGTGDFTSMVRIGLLIGVLMVSVQALMQGGRGINFQHVLVSWLVFATMFGPSTRVSIEDAYTGQVRVVDNVPIGVAAAGSTISTVGFQITRLFETAFSTPAMTEYGFASSLQSLIKVRKQVMDRSGLGDANRVAGSDIEQSWFNYIKECTLIGIDIGQKNLDQVLSDPNPMTAIRFDSRIYGTRIMLSGSSSDLDCTDAYSQLKLMTESTFIPRLKQVLSASLGTSSATDTDDVIRNALNNLGLASVNTQEYMTASVLLPIYEQSVTGKYMDDQAFTAAVMVNQAIEQRNTQWAAEQTLFQSIVRPMMTFFEGFIYAITPLMAFVIALGQIGMRMAGKYLLILLWIQLWMPVMAIINLYIHLTVAGKMSALDAFAGTEVPSFAGMMQMDSVLQTWIATGGMLASSVPAISLMLVYGSAITATHLAGRLQNGDAIDEKMASPDVAKNAPVMQSQSMFQNSALTGSAMTGASNLLSSFSVGNAVGSMVGSAKESMTQATQAFSRQVGNTMSRTFGEKLSYDNLSSVGRQIGSSNSASSAVVNQVTDDLQTRYGFGDDKKDAVRGLVSGVLSGGLRVGGDGTITNTGDKEVADKGFLGRLLGTGGNDSPQGNLPGMDKPDSSRVPKLSRVRAGLDLGGNFSGQVESSEGSSRSTTANTLTGEMQSLASSDSRRAEFRDAMVKDLSDSRRSGVEMSLSNQDYQSLQSSAQDVITASNRFSELDQASYSLSGQRNTDGATLTRLAADNPDVMDYLGRYMNQHVEAGNRLRENLPMYQRLLPDDNQAYVAAAMESLTYSNSSTPAERDNDYQAAMTVMAMATGADLRSIQPRSNEGLSSAAPTFGGTQSQVESGVLGGYEDAATVQTQFNAAQSAYQTNLSGVDGQLNAHQQQAQQAVVSDTSTYQSGLNSEAGSQWRARIMADDSGVSGAEMFFNSASAIGDFSGKHTDAALHTLNHFGEDYESYKEQALEDPGSRGFLHNATVASKSTWDGLKAAVDAGTSLENPLTAFNDAFSGSSSQYASEVNWGTKSEAMLAGAFGAAVNNRYGEFLEQYADDFKQEAYSEGQRMGLTPIQSQVFAQAFNEGLAGRVFNSEDSSSWSPEMLGLREQMLNEYRQKDESGAYIPDSVSEEDKAFVDKQIAVISNASLAGDYAQNNLIDIRAYNQASGRN; this comes from the coding sequence ATGTGGGAAATCTATTCTATCGGGGATTCGGCTTTTTTAGAGCAGGTCCTGAATGCTGTCGCGATGATCACTGGTACAGGCGACTTTACTTCAATGGTTCGGATTGGCTTGCTCATTGGGGTATTGATGGTCTCTGTTCAGGCCTTAATGCAAGGTGGCCGTGGGATTAACTTTCAACACGTTTTAGTCTCATGGCTAGTCTTTGCAACCATGTTTGGACCCAGTACCCGAGTGAGCATTGAGGATGCGTACACGGGACAAGTTCGAGTGGTTGATAATGTGCCCATCGGTGTTGCTGCCGCAGGCAGTACGATTTCGACTGTTGGCTTTCAAATCACACGATTGTTTGAAACGGCGTTCTCAACTCCCGCCATGACGGAATACGGCTTTGCATCCAGTTTACAGTCACTGATTAAAGTGAGAAAACAGGTGATGGATCGCTCTGGTTTGGGTGATGCAAATCGTGTCGCCGGTTCGGACATCGAGCAATCGTGGTTTAACTACATCAAAGAGTGCACCTTGATTGGTATCGACATTGGCCAAAAGAACCTCGATCAGGTGCTGAGTGATCCTAACCCGATGACTGCGATTAGGTTTGATTCGCGCATTTATGGCACTCGAATCATGCTCAGTGGTAGCAGTAGCGATCTGGACTGCACCGATGCCTATAGCCAACTGAAACTCATGACAGAATCAACCTTCATTCCAAGGCTTAAACAGGTTCTGTCAGCCTCATTGGGGACTTCGTCAGCAACGGATACTGATGACGTTATCCGAAATGCACTGAATAACCTTGGTTTGGCTTCAGTAAACACCCAAGAGTACATGACCGCGTCGGTGCTTTTGCCTATTTATGAGCAAAGCGTGACGGGCAAGTATATGGATGATCAAGCTTTCACCGCAGCCGTCATGGTTAACCAAGCGATTGAGCAGCGCAATACACAATGGGCGGCGGAGCAGACCCTGTTCCAAAGTATCGTTCGTCCGATGATGACGTTTTTTGAGGGTTTCATTTACGCCATCACCCCATTGATGGCCTTTGTGATTGCCCTTGGCCAAATCGGGATGCGAATGGCCGGGAAGTACTTGTTAATCCTGCTTTGGATTCAACTTTGGATGCCTGTCATGGCCATCATTAACCTATATATCCATTTAACCGTTGCTGGGAAAATGTCGGCTCTTGATGCCTTTGCAGGTACAGAAGTGCCATCTTTTGCTGGGATGATGCAGATGGATTCAGTGCTGCAAACCTGGATAGCTACTGGCGGCATGTTGGCGTCGAGTGTTCCGGCGATTTCGCTCATGCTCGTGTATGGCTCAGCAATAACCGCTACCCACTTGGCTGGACGTCTTCAAAACGGTGATGCCATTGATGAAAAGATGGCAAGTCCAGATGTCGCGAAAAATGCCCCGGTGATGCAATCACAGTCAATGTTCCAAAATTCAGCCCTCACAGGTTCTGCTATGACCGGCGCGTCAAACCTACTAAGCAGTTTCTCTGTCGGAAATGCGGTGGGTTCAATGGTCGGTTCTGCAAAAGAATCCATGACTCAGGCAACTCAAGCCTTTAGCCGTCAAGTTGGCAATACCATGAGTCGAACTTTTGGTGAAAAGCTAAGTTACGACAACCTTTCTTCGGTTGGACGTCAGATCGGTTCTTCTAATTCCGCATCTAGCGCCGTTGTTAATCAGGTTACTGATGACCTGCAAACTCGGTATGGTTTTGGAGACGATAAAAAAGATGCTGTACGTGGCTTGGTATCGGGCGTGTTATCGGGAGGCCTTAGGGTCGGTGGAGATGGAACCATTACAAATACCGGTGATAAAGAAGTAGCAGATAAAGGGTTCTTGGGAAGATTACTTGGTACAGGGGGGAATGACTCCCCACAAGGCAACCTACCAGGAATGGATAAGCCAGATTCATCTCGTGTACCAAAACTATCAAGGGTACGAGCTGGGTTGGATCTAGGTGGTAACTTTAGTGGCCAAGTTGAGTCGTCAGAAGGCAGTTCTCGGTCTACGACCGCAAATACGCTCACTGGGGAGATGCAAAGCTTGGCATCGAGTGATTCACGACGTGCTGAGTTTCGCGATGCCATGGTTAAGGACCTTTCAGATTCAAGACGTTCTGGCGTTGAAATGTCGTTGTCTAACCAAGACTATCAGTCACTTCAGAGTTCAGCACAAGACGTTATCACGGCATCAAACCGCTTTAGTGAGCTTGATCAGGCCAGCTACAGTCTATCAGGACAAAGGAACACGGATGGTGCAACGTTAACTCGATTAGCAGCGGATAATCCTGATGTCATGGATTATTTAGGTCGCTATATGAACCAGCATGTTGAAGCAGGTAACCGATTACGTGAAAACCTTCCAATGTATCAGCGCTTGCTACCTGATGATAATCAGGCGTATGTGGCCGCAGCTATGGAGTCTTTAACCTATAGCAACTCATCGACGCCCGCTGAACGCGACAATGATTATCAAGCAGCAATGACTGTTATGGCCATGGCTACCGGAGCCGATTTACGATCAATTCAACCGCGCTCTAATGAAGGCTTGTCATCAGCTGCACCTACTTTTGGTGGCACTCAAAGCCAAGTGGAATCGGGTGTATTGGGCGGCTACGAGGATGCTGCAACTGTTCAAACTCAGTTCAACGCAGCTCAATCAGCTTACCAAACTAATTTGTCTGGTGTTGATGGACAACTAAATGCGCATCAACAACAAGCCCAACAGGCCGTAGTTTCTGACACAAGTACCTATCAATCTGGACTAAACAGTGAAGCTGGGTCTCAGTGGCGAGCACGCATTATGGCTGATGATAGCGGAGTTTCTGGTGCTGAAATGTTCTTCAACAGCGCCAGTGCTATTGGTGATTTCAGTGGCAAGCATACTGATGCAGCACTGCATACCTTGAATCACTTTGGCGAAGACTATGAGAGTTACAAAGAACAAGCGCTTGAAGATCCTGGCTCACGAGGTTTCTTGCACAATGCAACGGTGGCCAGTAAATCAACCTGGGATGGCTTAAAAGCAGCCGTTGACGCCGGAACCTCTTTGGAAAATCCATTGACGGCGTTTAATGATGCATTCAGTGGATCGAGTTCGCAGTATGCCTCCGAAGTAAACTGGGGTACTAAGTCTGAAGCCATGTTGGCTGGGGCATTCGGTGCGGCAGTTAACAATCGATATGGTGAGTTCTTAGAACAGTATGCCGATGATTTTAAACAGGAAGCATACAGCGAAGGGCAGAGAATGGGATTGACCCCGATTCAAAGTCAAGTGTTCGCTCAAGCTTTCAATGAAGGTTTGGCGGGGCGCGTTTTCAACTCTGAAGATTCATCGAGTTGGTCGCCTGAAATGCTTGGTCTAAGGGAGCAAATGCTAAATGAGTATCGTCAAAAAGATGAGAGCGGTGCTTACATCCCCGACAGTGTGTCCGAAGAAGATAAAGCATTTGTGGATAAGCAGATTGCAGTGATCTCAAATGCATCCCTTGCGGGAGATTATGCTCAGAACAACTTGATCGATATTAGGGCCTATAACCAGGCTTCAGGAAGGAACTAA